A single Nostoc sp. PCC 7107 DNA region contains:
- a CDS encoding site-2 protease family protein has protein sequence MQTNWKIGTLFGIPLFLDPLWFVILGLATLNFGVAYQEWGSTIAWSAGIVMALLLFGSVLLHELGHSLAARSQGIKVNSITLFLFGGIAAIEEESKTPGKAFQVAIAGPLVSIGLFFLLRVVAIFIPETNPLSVMVGDLARINLVVALFNLIPGLPLDGGQVLKAALWKVTGDRFQAVHWAAKSGQILGYAAIALGFAIDFFTRELALGLWIAMIGWFGIRNANTYDRVTTLQETLLKIVASEAMTRDFRVVDADQSLRAFADAYLLDNATPQVYFAASDGRYRGLVAIEDLRLIERSEWETHTLQSIAHPLTEIPTVTESTAIAEVINKLENEQLPRVTVLSPAGAVAGVIDRGDIVSAVAQKLNIPFTAVEIKRIKEEGSYPPGLQLEVIAKSTVN, from the coding sequence ATGCAAACTAATTGGAAAATTGGGACTTTATTCGGAATCCCGTTGTTTTTAGACCCTTTGTGGTTCGTGATTTTAGGACTAGCAACCTTGAATTTTGGCGTAGCTTACCAAGAGTGGGGGTCTACCATAGCTTGGAGTGCGGGGATAGTTATGGCATTGCTGCTATTTGGTTCGGTATTATTACACGAACTCGGTCACAGTTTGGCAGCGCGATCGCAAGGCATTAAAGTTAACTCTATTACTCTATTTTTGTTTGGTGGGATTGCAGCTATTGAAGAAGAATCAAAAACTCCGGGTAAAGCCTTTCAAGTAGCCATAGCTGGGCCGTTGGTAAGTATTGGGCTGTTTTTCCTACTCAGGGTTGTAGCAATCTTCATTCCTGAGACTAATCCCCTCAGCGTGATGGTGGGAGATTTGGCGAGAATTAACTTGGTTGTTGCCTTATTTAACTTGATTCCTGGCTTACCTTTAGATGGCGGTCAAGTGTTAAAAGCAGCACTGTGGAAAGTTACAGGCGATCGCTTTCAAGCGGTACACTGGGCTGCAAAATCAGGACAAATTTTGGGTTATGCGGCGATCGCGTTAGGATTTGCGATAGATTTCTTTACAAGAGAATTAGCCCTTGGTTTGTGGATTGCGATGATCGGTTGGTTTGGGATTCGTAACGCCAACACCTACGACCGAGTGACCACATTACAAGAAACTTTGTTGAAGATAGTCGCTAGTGAGGCGATGACGCGGGACTTTCGCGTAGTTGATGCTGATCAAAGTTTACGCGCTTTTGCCGACGCATATCTATTAGATAATGCTACACCACAAGTTTATTTTGCGGCTTCTGATGGCCGTTATCGTGGTTTGGTGGCGATTGAGGATTTACGCTTGATAGAAAGAAGTGAATGGGAAACCCACACTCTACAAAGTATCGCCCATCCCTTGACAGAAATACCTACAGTTACCGAATCAACTGCGATCGCCGAAGTGATTAACAAACTAGAAAATGAACAATTACCACGCGTCACGGTGCTTTCTCCGGCTGGTGCGGTAGCTGGCGTAATTGACCGGGGTGATATTGTTAGTGCAGTAGCGCAAAAGTTAAATATTCCCTTTACCGCTGTCGAGATTAAGCGGATTAAAGAAGAAGGTAGTTATCCGCCAGGGTTGCAGTTGGAAGTAATTGCTAAGTCTACTGTTAATTAA
- a CDS encoding VOC family protein: MKTIGIHHIAIICSDYEKSKMFYVNILGFAIIKETFRAERNSYKLDLRINNYTQIELFSFPNPPKRLSNPEACGLRHLAFCIENIEETVAYLKLHNIETENIRIDEVTGRKFTFFQDPDNLPLEIYEV, from the coding sequence ATGAAAACCATTGGCATTCATCATATAGCGATTATTTGTTCTGACTACGAAAAATCGAAAATGTTTTATGTAAATATTTTAGGTTTTGCGATTATCAAAGAAACATTTCGAGCCGAAAGAAATTCTTATAAATTAGATTTGCGTATTAATAATTATACTCAAATTGAGTTATTTTCTTTTCCCAATCCTCCCAAGCGATTAAGTAATCCAGAAGCTTGTGGCTTAAGACATTTAGCTTTTTGTATTGAGAATATAGAAGAGACTGTTGCGTACTTAAAATTGCATAATATAGAGACAGAAAATATTAGAATTGATGAAGTTACAGGCAGAAAATTTACTTTTTTTCAAGACCCAGATAACTTGCCTTTAGAGATTTATGAGGTTTAA
- a CDS encoding DUF4870 domain-containing protein has product MLIQLTCICCFPFISVVVTLFLWRIKKYANSFIYQHGKEALYFQLELAYITFFLHIMGLLILMMLNSLTPGGLLVIMIFDIYIFPLLVILQLLKAFFCSFKALKGGFIRYNDIVK; this is encoded by the coding sequence ATGTTAATTCAATTAACTTGCATTTGTTGTTTTCCCTTTATTAGTGTAGTAGTCACATTATTTTTATGGAGAATTAAGAAATATGCTAATTCTTTTATATATCAGCATGGTAAAGAAGCTCTATATTTTCAACTAGAATTAGCATATATTACTTTTTTTTTGCATATTATGGGATTACTGATATTGATGATGTTAAATTCATTAACACCAGGAGGTTTACTAGTAATAATGATATTCGATATTTATATATTTCCCCTCTTAGTAATATTACAATTATTAAAAGCTTTCTTCTGCTCGTTTAAGGCACTGAAAGGAGGTTTCATTCGTTATAATGACATAGTAAAATGA
- the crtW gene encoding beta-carotene ketolase CrtW, whose protein sequence is MIQINLVSSQSKKADFAINTEKTTNKGIFIACIILGLWTISITLFLSLDISEISILLIALAMLWQTFLYTGLFITAHDAMHGIVCPGNPKMNNWIGKIFVLLYGLFSYQELLKKHCLHHRYPSTQDDPDFYENQYQNFFAWYFNFIKSYWSWTQHLGFIVVFIILRYVLNIFQNNLIIFWVIPSICSSIQLFYFGTFLPHRRLESGYTSVHQTRSIALPIFWSFISCYHFGYHKEHHEYPNVPWWRLPEVYKGLE, encoded by the coding sequence ATGATTCAGATTAATTTAGTATCTTCACAATCCAAAAAGGCAGATTTCGCTATAAATACCGAAAAAACAACTAACAAAGGTATTTTTATTGCCTGTATCATTTTAGGATTGTGGACAATAAGCATAACTTTATTTTTGTCATTAGATATTTCTGAAATTTCCATCCTATTAATAGCTTTAGCAATGCTGTGGCAAACATTTCTGTATACGGGATTATTTATTACTGCTCATGATGCTATGCACGGCATAGTTTGCCCTGGAAATCCTAAAATGAATAATTGGATAGGCAAAATTTTTGTATTATTGTATGGACTATTTTCTTATCAAGAGTTATTAAAAAAGCATTGCTTACATCACCGTTATCCTAGTACTCAAGATGACCCAGATTTTTATGAAAATCAATACCAAAACTTTTTTGCTTGGTATTTTAACTTCATAAAATCTTATTGGAGTTGGACACAACATCTGGGATTTATAGTTGTGTTTATTATTCTGAGATATGTCTTAAATATATTTCAAAATAATCTAATTATATTTTGGGTAATCCCATCTATTTGTAGTTCAATACAATTATTTTATTTTGGTACATTCCTACCTCATAGAAGGCTCGAATCAGGATATACAAGTGTGCATCAAACAAGAAGTATTGCACTACCTATTTTTTGGTCATTTATCAGCTGCTACCATTTTGGTTATCACAAAGAACATCACGAATATCCTAATGTTCCTTGGTGGAGATTACCAGAAGTTTACAAGGGTTTGGAGTAA
- a CDS encoding calcium-binding protein, whose protein sequence is MLKGNFEQFLEALGVLESGRPSGDPLQYSAQNLNTNAVGKYQFSEVLFIDLDYYNSDGNDYDGIFNGTWTRKNGVTSFESWKTNPYAQETAIREAFFVNYGYINSGLSARGISNIETYLSNSANQGVKTVRYYRLNAARTNFERDVNGNRIIYTEQTTISLSGILAGAHLRGGIAAAEILAQLNQKSLIDFTTTQFDLSYYTTYLFDEINTSIFRYFNDFGNYAANTTDFILSSYGNATNYVLYGTLNNNIINGGTGNDRLNGGSGIDTLSGGLGDDIYIVDTRTDNIIENAGAGVDTVSSSVTFSLAALANIENLTLTGTAAINGTGNAANNIITGNSGNNILSAGAGNDRLNGGSGIDTLSGGLGNDTYIVDTRTDTIIENAGAGVDTVSSSVTFSLAALANIENLTLTGTAAINGTGNAANNIITGNSGNNILSAGAGNDRLVGGAGIDTLSGGLGVDRFDYRQLTDSLLNKFDRITDFNANPGNDLFLVSSTRAGFLNAGSVTSLDASGIQARLTISNFGANFAAQFTFGSRTFIAINNNMAGFNASTDTLIEVTGLTGTLGITQFTTVV, encoded by the coding sequence ATGTTGAAGGGAAATTTTGAGCAATTTTTAGAAGCTTTAGGAGTATTGGAATCAGGAAGACCATCGGGAGATCCACTCCAGTACAGCGCACAAAATTTAAACACAAATGCTGTTGGTAAGTACCAGTTTTCAGAAGTTTTATTTATAGATTTAGATTACTACAATAGTGATGGTAATGATTATGATGGAATTTTTAATGGAACTTGGACACGAAAGAATGGAGTAACTAGCTTTGAGTCTTGGAAGACAAATCCTTATGCCCAAGAAACAGCAATTCGGGAAGCATTTTTCGTAAATTATGGCTATATCAATTCTGGATTAAGTGCAAGAGGTATAAGCAATATTGAGACTTATTTATCTAACTCTGCTAATCAAGGAGTTAAAACAGTTAGATATTACAGATTAAATGCTGCTCGAACTAACTTCGAGAGAGATGTGAATGGAAACCGAATAATATATACAGAGCAAACTACTATTTCTTTATCTGGTATTTTAGCCGGGGCGCATTTACGAGGCGGTATTGCTGCGGCAGAAATATTAGCACAGTTAAATCAAAAGAGTTTAATAGATTTCACGACAACTCAATTTGACCTCAGTTATTATACAACCTATCTTTTTGATGAAATCAATACATCAATTTTTAGGTATTTTAATGATTTTGGCAATTATGCAGCTAACACAACAGACTTCATTCTATCTAGCTATGGAAATGCCACAAATTATGTTCTGTATGGAACACTCAATAACAACATTATCAATGGTGGTACTGGCAATGACAGACTAAATGGTGGTAGTGGGATTGATACTTTATCTGGAGGTTTAGGCGATGATATTTATATTGTTGATACTAGGACTGACAACATTATCGAAAATGCAGGAGCAGGTGTAGATACAGTTTCTTCTAGTGTCACTTTCAGTCTCGCAGCTTTAGCAAATATCGAAAATTTGACTTTGACAGGAACAGCCGCAATTAATGGTACTGGTAACGCAGCTAATAACATTATTACAGGTAACTCTGGTAACAATATCCTGAGTGCTGGTGCGGGTAATGACAGATTAAATGGTGGTAGTGGGATTGATACTTTATCTGGCGGTTTAGGCAATGATACTTACATTGTTGATACTAGGACTGACACCATTATCGAAAATGCAGGAGCAGGTGTAGATACAGTTTCGTCCAGTGTCACTTTCAGTCTAGCGGCTTTAGCAAATATCGAAAATCTGACTTTGACAGGAACAGCCGCAATTAATGGTACTGGTAATGCAGCTAATAACATTATTACAGGTAACTCTGGTAACAATATCCTGAGTGCTGGTGCGGGTAATGACAGATTAGTTGGTGGTGCTGGGATTGATACTTTATCTGGCGGTTTAGGCGTAGATAGGTTTGACTACCGCCAGTTAACTGATTCTCTCCTCAATAAATTTGATAGAATCACAGATTTTAACGCTAATCCAGGTAATGATCTATTTCTGGTTTCAAGTACACGAGCCGGATTTTTGAATGCTGGCTCGGTGACAAGTCTTGATGCAAGTGGAATTCAAGCTAGATTAACTATTTCTAATTTTGGTGCTAACTTTGCTGCTCAATTTACTTTTGGTAGCCGTACTTTTATAGCTATCAACAATAATATGGCAGGGTTTAATGCTAGTACCGATACATTGATTGAAGTGACAGGATTAACTGGTACTTTAGGAATCACGCAATTTACAACTGTAGTTTGA